From one Candidatus Omnitrophota bacterium genomic stretch:
- a CDS encoding TolC family protein has translation MQRRCAVYALIFFLAVFNPAQNTANAEEPLSLNNVINEALISNPEILSAKRSYEAASARIWQAASLNDPMVELEYDKMTADRMLTGDPMKTYAISQDIPFPTKLYLRAKIASKIARMSYESYKTKEKEIIARTKSAYAELFYIYRAIDINKENKGILEQLSQSATARYSKGLGTQGDALKAQVELATVDTELIMLEQKRVTAQARLNILLNRDPGEELGVPAPEEAIKFESKLEECYSLAEQNNPELKAYRYGIERGKTAYDLSLNEFMPDFTLKYKQMVQGDKAVGDAWAGMLGVTVPLWFFQKQAFGVKEMKSELEMLKAEYAAKEKAVLFDVRDAYARVEANKKLVELYETAFLPQAEEMLNASIKGYESDKTDFLTLLDSRRMLVDFKLKHYNAILDLRIAVADLERAIGASADSEKPKEVKNAKK, from the coding sequence ATGCAAAGACGCTGCGCTGTATATGCCCTTATCTTTTTTTTAGCTGTTTTTAACCCCGCGCAAAACACCGCTAACGCAGAAGAGCCGCTCTCCTTAAATAACGTCATAAATGAAGCGTTGATATCCAACCCGGAAATTTTATCCGCAAAACGGTCCTACGAAGCGGCATCCGCGCGGATCTGGCAGGCGGCAAGCTTGAATGATCCTATGGTTGAACTTGAGTATGACAAAATGACCGCAGATAGGATGCTGACGGGCGATCCTATGAAAACCTATGCCATATCCCAGGATATCCCGTTTCCTACAAAGCTCTATCTGCGCGCCAAAATAGCTTCGAAGATCGCCAGGATGTCCTATGAAAGTTATAAAACGAAGGAAAAAGAAATAATCGCCCGCACAAAAAGCGCGTATGCCGAACTTTTCTATATTTACAGGGCAATTGATATAAATAAGGAAAATAAAGGCATCCTGGAGCAGCTTTCGCAGAGCGCTACGGCGCGGTATTCAAAGGGGCTGGGAACTCAGGGGGATGCTCTTAAGGCACAGGTTGAGCTCGCTACGGTCGACACAGAACTTATTATGCTGGAACAAAAGCGCGTTACGGCGCAGGCGAGACTGAACATACTCCTTAACAGAGATCCCGGAGAAGAACTTGGCGTCCCCGCGCCCGAAGAAGCTATTAAATTTGAAAGCAAATTGGAAGAATGTTATTCCCTGGCTGAACAGAATAATCCTGAGCTTAAAGCGTATCGCTATGGCATCGAACGAGGGAAGACCGCGTACGACCTGTCCCTTAACGAATTCATGCCTGATTTTACCCTTAAATATAAGCAGATGGTACAGGGCGATAAGGCTGTAGGAGACGCTTGGGCCGGGATGCTGGGCGTGACGGTCCCTTTGTGGTTTTTTCAAAAACAGGCCTTTGGCGTGAAGGAGATGAAGTCAGAACTCGAAATGCTAAAAGCCGAGTACGCGGCGAAAGAGAAGGCCGTCCTTTTTGATGTGCGTGACGCTTATGCAAGAGTAGAGGCGAATAAAAAACTTGTAGAACTTTATGAGACCGCCTTTTTGCCGCAGGCGGAGGAAATGCTCAATGCTTCGATAAAGGGGTATGAATCTGATAAAACCGATTTTCTAACGCTATTAGACTCAAGAAGGATGCTCGTAGATTTTAAGCTAAAACATTACAACGCTATCCTTGACCTTAGGATAGCGGTTGCGGATCTTGAAAGAGCGATAGGCGCCAGCGCGGATTCGGAGAAACCAAAAGAGGTAAAAAATGCGAAGAAATAA
- a CDS encoding efflux RND transporter periplasmic adaptor subunit → MRRNKYIFVMAVCLVLAAASLSIISGCGQNKAADQGEATYYCPMHPAYTSDKPGDCPICNMKLVKKDAAPEKKTAVDEHEGHKMAGPAPAEEKTLEEVCIEHKCTMNNCPMNVTTGLRPGERIICPICGEVISTASGKVVEISKQPVVEDHSRLAGPTVTISAEKQQLIGVKTEPVARKALTKVIRASGKVAYDPELVITQEEFIQAIKNEENVKDSPLADIIERAKSMTDAARNKLKLLGMSDDQISEINKTKKAQTNLYLPGRGEGVWAYVSIYEYEIGLVHPGDAVEIESVAYPGEIFSGKVVSINPVLDPITRTNQVRAEVANPDSKLKPEMFINAKIKVDLGEKLAVPESAVLNTGLRKIVYLSKENNTLESREVELGNKAEGNYEVLGGLGEGDIVVTSGNFLVDSESRLQIPVNSEHQHGQ, encoded by the coding sequence ATGCGAAGAAATAAATACATATTTGTAATGGCTGTATGTTTAGTTTTAGCGGCTGCATCATTATCTATAATTTCAGGTTGCGGTCAAAATAAGGCCGCCGACCAGGGGGAAGCGACATATTACTGTCCGATGCACCCGGCCTACACATCTGATAAGCCCGGTGACTGCCCTATATGTAATATGAAACTCGTGAAGAAGGATGCGGCCCCGGAGAAGAAGACGGCAGTTGATGAGCATGAGGGCCATAAGATGGCAGGACCTGCGCCGGCTGAGGAAAAGACGCTGGAGGAAGTCTGCATAGAGCATAAATGCACAATGAATAATTGCCCGATGAATGTGACGACGGGTTTAAGGCCGGGTGAAAGGATAATCTGCCCCATTTGCGGTGAAGTTATATCTACCGCGAGCGGTAAAGTGGTAGAAATATCTAAACAACCGGTTGTAGAAGATCATTCCAGGCTCGCCGGGCCGACAGTTACGATAAGCGCGGAAAAACAGCAATTAATAGGCGTAAAGACAGAGCCTGTAGCGAGAAAAGCTCTTACAAAGGTGATCCGCGCTTCGGGGAAGGTTGCCTACGACCCGGAGCTTGTTATTACTCAGGAAGAATTTATCCAGGCGATCAAGAATGAAGAGAATGTGAAAGATTCTCCTCTTGCCGACATTATCGAAAGAGCGAAGTCTATGACTGATGCCGCGCGTAATAAGTTAAAACTTTTAGGGATGAGCGATGACCAGATTAGCGAAATCAATAAAACTAAAAAAGCCCAGACAAATCTATATCTTCCCGGCCGGGGAGAGGGCGTATGGGCTTATGTATCGATATATGAATATGAAATAGGGCTTGTCCATCCGGGGGATGCGGTGGAGATAGAATCGGTCGCGTATCCGGGTGAAATCTTCTCAGGCAAAGTAGTGTCTATAAATCCCGTGCTTGATCCCATTACAAGAACAAATCAGGTTAGGGCAGAGGTCGCGAATCCGGATAGTAAGCTAAAGCCGGAAATGTTTATAAACGCGAAGATTAAGGTTGATCTCGGAGAAAAACTGGCGGTTCCGGAATCAGCCGTTTTGAATACAGGATTACGAAAGATAGTTTATCTATCCAAAGAAAATAATACATTAGAATCGAGGGAAGTGGAATTAGGGAATAAGGCGGAAGGTAATTATGAAGTCCTGGGCGGCCTCGGCGAAGGCGACATTGTTGTAACAAGCGGAAATTTCCTGGTGGATTCGGAGTCGCGCCTGCAAATACCGGTAAACTCTGAACATCAACACGGCCAATAG
- a CDS encoding potassium/proton antiporter, producing the protein MPIFIIPIEGILLWVAALIFVSVVASKLSDKFAVPALLLFLIIGMFAGSEGIGGIYFDNAQLAKSIGIVALIFIIFSGGLDTKWSEAKPVIWPGIVLSTAGVLITALITGYFAVRILKFPLLEGMLLGAIVSSTDAAAVFSILRSKRISLRSPLKPLLEFESGSNDPMAVFLTVSIISMLKAQSTDFAALIPGFIQDMGMGALTGYLMARFIVFFIKGLKLEYEGLYPVIMISFVLMTYVTAVFLKGNGFLAVYIMGLMLGRSEFPNKRMVMKFHDGLAWLMQIVMFVTLGMLVFPSHLVPLIGPGLLLTALLMVVARPASVFLCLLPFKIGVWKKAMVAWVGLRGSVPIILATFPFVAGIPQADTIFNVVFFVVIASVFIQGTSIPAVSRILKLDVPMAYRRQYPIEFEKTEAIAAELIEAIVPYDSMAAGRRIKDLKIPEKCLIMLISREDKFIIPSGSVVIEGGDVLLTLANAADFSTLQQTLAKLKKKDAYEAG; encoded by the coding sequence TTGCCCATATTTATAATACCGATTGAAGGCATATTGTTATGGGTCGCGGCGCTGATATTCGTGAGCGTCGTCGCCAGCAAGCTTTCCGATAAATTTGCCGTTCCCGCTCTTTTGCTCTTCCTGATAATAGGGATGTTCGCCGGATCGGAAGGAATAGGCGGCATCTATTTCGATAACGCGCAACTGGCAAAATCGATCGGTATAGTTGCCCTGATCTTTATTATTTTCTCCGGAGGCCTTGATACAAAGTGGAGCGAGGCTAAACCGGTCATCTGGCCGGGGATCGTCCTTTCGACGGCCGGAGTGCTGATCACCGCTCTCATAACGGGTTATTTCGCCGTCCGTATCCTTAAATTTCCTCTCCTGGAAGGTATGCTGCTCGGCGCCATCGTCTCCTCGACCGATGCCGCCGCCGTCTTCAGCATCCTGAGGTCCAAGCGTATAAGCCTGAGAAGCCCTTTAAAACCGCTGCTTGAATTCGAATCCGGCAGTAACGATCCGATGGCTGTTTTTTTGACAGTCAGTATCATAAGCATGCTTAAAGCGCAAAGCACGGACTTTGCCGCTTTGATCCCCGGTTTTATACAGGATATGGGCATGGGCGCGCTTACCGGTTATCTAATGGCGAGGTTCATCGTATTTTTCATCAAAGGCCTTAAACTGGAATACGAAGGGCTCTATCCGGTAATAATGATATCGTTCGTGCTCATGACGTACGTGACCGCTGTCTTCCTGAAAGGCAACGGCTTCCTTGCGGTATATATAATGGGCCTTATGCTGGGGCGCTCGGAGTTTCCGAATAAAAGAATGGTTATGAAATTCCATGACGGCCTGGCCTGGCTTATGCAGATAGTCATGTTCGTGACTCTGGGGATGCTCGTCTTTCCTTCACACCTTGTCCCGTTAATAGGGCCGGGGCTTTTACTTACCGCTCTTCTTATGGTGGTGGCCCGTCCGGCCAGCGTCTTTTTGTGCTTATTACCGTTTAAAATCGGTGTATGGAAAAAAGCTATGGTCGCATGGGTCGGCTTGAGAGGGTCCGTTCCTATCATCCTGGCGACATTCCCTTTTGTGGCGGGCATTCCGCAGGCAGATACGATCTTCAATGTCGTATTTTTTGTCGTCATAGCGTCGGTCTTCATACAAGGCACGTCCATACCGGCTGTTTCAAGGATATTGAAGCTGGACGTTCCTATGGCTTACAGGAGGCAATACCCGATCGAGTTCGAAAAGACAGAGGCCATCGCCGCGGAATTGATAGAAGCCATTGTCCCGTACGATTCGATGGCGGCCGGCAGGAGGATAAAAGACCTGAAGATCCCGGAGAAATGCCTTATTATGCTCATTTCCAGGGAGGATAAATTTATCATACCATCAGGATCCGTTGTTATAGAAGGAGGCGATGTCTTATTGACACTCGCGAACGCGGCTGATTTTTCGACTCTTCAGCAAACGCTGGCGAAGCTTAAAAAGAAGGACGCTTATGAGGCCGGATGA